The following nucleotide sequence is from Bacteroidales bacterium.
ATCAGGTTGCCCTTCTAATTTTAAAAATTTAATCGCATCCAAATCACGCTCATTGGCCAGTTTATAGGCTTTATCGAGAAGAATAGCATCTTTATTATTATCGGGATTCTTAATTAATTTCTTTACAGATTTACTTATTATTTCATCGTAATTGCCTCGTTGTAAGTTCTTCTTAGAGCTGTTACAAGAGCTAAATAAGAATACAAATACGCTTAAAAGTAAAACTAATTTTTTCATACAATTTAACTAAGGAATTAGGTTGGCGAAGATATGAAGATTACTTTTGTACACAATTCAAAAACCAAGAATAAAATGCAAATAATTGACCTCAGCCACGAGATATCAGAACAAATGACTGTTTTTGGCGAAATGGAAAAACCAGAAATTACACGAAAATACACCGTAAAAAAAGATGGTTTTAAACTTCACGAACTAAAAATCAATAGCCATACAGGCACACACGTTGATGCACCTGCACATATGATTGCTGATAGAAAAAATTTAGACGATTTTGCTTTGAATCAATTCTATGGAAAAGGATTTATACTGAAAGTAGATCAATTTGCCAAGAGTGAAATACCTCTTGATTTTCTTAAAAAGCATGAAAATCAAATTCGAGACACTGAATTTTTAATTCTAAATTCGGGCTGGTACAAAAAGTGGAAAACAGCTGACTATCAGATAAATTATCCTGTTTTATCACAGGAGTCAGCTCAATGGCTTACACAATTCCAGCTTAAAGGAATTGGCTTGGATTATATCTCAATCGACCCAACCGATAGTCAGGATGTACCACTTCATAAGATTATCTTAGGTGCTGATTTTATTATTATTGAGAATTTGACCAATTTAGATACTTTGCAAAAAAGCGACTTTCAATTTCAATGTTTTCCTTTAAAAGTGAATCAAGCCGATGGATCAACTTCTCGAGCTGTAGCTTTTGTTTAAAAAAGTTTGCTCAACTTATCAATAATGCCATTTTGGAACATTCTAAATTTGGACTAAAGTCCATTAACTAATTGATTTTCACTTACTCCGACTTTAAGGTCGGGGTAATACATATTTCTAAAGTCTATGGCTTTAGCCAAAAAAAGATTTAACACTTACATTCCTCAATGAATTCATCAATTGCATTTTTAAATACAATTAAAAGCTTTTACACTACCTTTGCAGCAAATTAATACGCTATGATTCTTTTCGACGAGTTAAACATAAACAACCCTCTGCTGAATGCCTTAGCCGACTTGGAGTATTTCACGCCCACACCCATTCAGGAAAAAGCTTTTCCTATGATTATGTCGGGAGCAGATATTGTTGGAATAGCTCAAACCGGAACGGGTAAAACATTCGCCTACCTCCTCCCTATTCTCCGACAATTAAAATTTTCAGATCAAAGACATCCAAGAATTTTAATTATTGTACCTACCCGAGAGCTGGTAAAGCAAGTGGTGGAAGAAATTGAAAAGCTCACAAAATATATGAATGTTCGTTTTGCCGGAGTTTATGGCGGAACAAATATCAACACCCAAAAACAATTGGTTTATAACGGATTAGACATTTTAGTGGGTACACCGGGAAGGTTGATTGATTTAACTCTGACCGGGACGTTGCGCTTGAAATACATTCAAAAGCTGGTGATTGATGAAGTAGATGAAATGATGAATCAGGGCTTTTTAAAGCCGCTAACCCGTTTCTTTGAAAACCTACCCGAAAGACGGCAAAATCTGATGTTCTCTGCTACTTTAACAGAAGAGGTTGAGGCTTTGATTCAATCCACCTTCAATCAACCACAGAAAATAGAAATTGCAAGACACGGAACACCACTTGAGCAGATTAAGCAAAAAGCCTATGCTGTTCCTAACTTCCATACCAAAGCCAATCTGCTTATCCATTTGCTAAAAAATGGCAGTATTGATAAAGCCTTGATTTTTGTAGATAGCAAAAAATTGGCAGATCGCTTATTTGAACAAATAAAATCAGATTTTCCTGAACAAATTGGTGTAATTCATTCCAATAAATCTCAAAACTTCAGGTTTAGAATACTCCAAGAATTTGAAGACGACAAGATTAAGGTTCTGATAGCTACTGATCTTATCTCGCGAGGAATTGATATTAGTGAAGTTACTCACGTAATCAATTTTGATATACCAAAAATTCCCGGCGATTATATTCACAGAATAGGCAGAACAGGACGTGCAGATAAAGCAGGAATTGCAATCTCTTTTATTAACGAAGCTGAATTGGAATATCAAAAACAGATTGAAGACTTGATGAAGATGCCTATTCCTATGCTCGACTTCCCCGAATCTGTTGAAGTATCAACGCTCTTTACCGATGATGAACTTCCCAAGCAAAAGATGAAGAATTATCTTAGAATGCCCAAAATATCCAGTCAGGGAGCATTCCACGAAAAATCTGAAAAGAATAGGCAGGTAAATTCAGGCAGTCCAAGCCAGAAAAGAAAAAAACATAAAAAACCTATCAAGCGAAGCGCAAGGAAAAAAATATAAATACCTACTGATTAGCTCTATGAAAAAGCGACTGTTAAATATCTTGTTCTGGTCTATTCTCTCCGCAGCATTTATTGGACCAGGAACCATAACTACAGCCGCAAAAGCAGGTGCTAATTTTCAATTCGATTTACTCTGGGCTTTGGTTTTTTCCACCATTGCTTGCTTGGTTTTACAAGAAGCTGCAGCGCGTTTAAGCATTGTGAGTAATAAAAGTCTAGGAACTGCCATCGCCGAGACTTTCGGTCAAGCAAAAGGCGGATGGATGGTTTTCATTTTAATTATTGGTGCTATTATTATTGGCTCAGCAGCTTATCAAACAGGCAATCTTTTAGGAGCTTCTGAAGGGATTTTGCTTCTAAGTAATTTCACTACGCTTCAAGTTATTCTCGTTTTGGGTATTCTTGCGGGATTTGCCCTCCTATTTCCAAGTTTACAGATATTGGCAAGGAGTCTTGGCTTCTTGGTCGTATTGATGGGCTTTGCTTTTATTACGACAGCCATTTTGATAAAACCCGATACATCCGCAATACTTAGCGGAAGTTTTATTCCTCAAATGCCTGAAGGTTCCGGACTTTTAATCCTCGGATTAATTGGAACAACGGTTGTTCCTTATAATATTTTCTTAGGCTCAGGACTAACCGATAAAACCCAAACGATTAAAGAGATGCGTTTTGGAATTTCCGTGGCTATTATTTTAGGAGGTTTAACTTCTATGGCTGTTCTTATTGTTGGAA
It contains:
- a CDS encoding cyclase family protein; protein product: MQIIDLSHEISEQMTVFGEMEKPEITRKYTVKKDGFKLHELKINSHTGTHVDAPAHMIADRKNLDDFALNQFYGKGFILKVDQFAKSEIPLDFLKKHENQIRDTEFLILNSGWYKKWKTADYQINYPVLSQESAQWLTQFQLKGIGLDYISIDPTDSQDVPLHKIILGADFIIIENLTNLDTLQKSDFQFQCFPLKVNQADGSTSRAVAFV
- a CDS encoding DEAD/DEAH box helicase; the encoded protein is MILFDELNINNPLLNALADLEYFTPTPIQEKAFPMIMSGADIVGIAQTGTGKTFAYLLPILRQLKFSDQRHPRILIIVPTRELVKQVVEEIEKLTKYMNVRFAGVYGGTNINTQKQLVYNGLDILVGTPGRLIDLTLTGTLRLKYIQKLVIDEVDEMMNQGFLKPLTRFFENLPERRQNLMFSATLTEEVEALIQSTFNQPQKIEIARHGTPLEQIKQKAYAVPNFHTKANLLIHLLKNGSIDKALIFVDSKKLADRLFEQIKSDFPEQIGVIHSNKSQNFRFRILQEFEDDKIKVLIATDLISRGIDISEVTHVINFDIPKIPGDYIHRIGRTGRADKAGIAISFINEAELEYQKQIEDLMKMPIPMLDFPESVEVSTLFTDDELPKQKMKNYLRMPKISSQGAFHEKSEKNRQVNSGSPSQKRKKHKKPIKRSARKKI
- a CDS encoding divalent metal cation transporter produces the protein MKKRLLNILFWSILSAAFIGPGTITTAAKAGANFQFDLLWALVFSTIACLVLQEAAARLSIVSNKSLGTAIAETFGQAKGGWMVFILIIGAIIIGSAAYQTGNLLGASEGILLLSNFTTLQVILVLGILAGFALLFPSLQILARSLGFLVVLMGFAFITTAILIKPDTSAILSGSFIPQMPEGSGLLILGLIGTTVVPYNIFLGSGLTDKTQTIKEMRFGISVAIILGGLTSMAVLIVGSSIDGEFTYAALGQTLGSKLGSWAVWFFGFGLFAAGFSSSITAPLASAITARDLFQHKNPKKWAQNGIYFKAIWGLVLITGISFGLAGFKPIPAIIAAQALNGLILPFISIFLWFAINNSSLMGKNKNSKLQNILFGSIVWVSLILGLWNILKASLGFFNQSLPDSSYIFYALFAFTLLITLFVVKRIIRNH